A genomic stretch from Flavobacterium sp. KS-LB2 includes:
- a CDS encoding S41 family peptidase codes for MKYNVKYLPIIIFTTLALGVVLGGMLNFPKVADLSDRNNSRSKLNKLIDFIDNEYVDDVNTDSIVNLTVDSILAQLDPHSVYIPPSDQLEVVESMKGNFVGIGVNFYMYNDSVAVIKPVENGPSAKAGIKAGDRILYADKTKLFGRKLPTDSLFSKLKGTVGSDIELTIYRKSEGKRLKVKIKRDVIPLKSIDVALLLTNKVGYIKINRFAETTYREFMAGLTKLKQRGAQSLVIDVRDNGGGYMEEAIAIADELLMDKQLIVFTKNKNGKIDKTFATKKGSFENGNVFVLINENSASASEILAGAIQDNDRGTIVGRRSFGKGLVQREMDFADGSAVRLTIARYYTPTGRSIQKPYSKGNEAYFKESEARFGNGELYEKDSIKVLDTLKFKTKKGKIVYGGGGIVPDVFVPLEVEHGNESTAYLLQSGIVGNFVFEQLDKNRSAFKGLNFEEFKTKMNQTDLYFNLFQKFIFTNGLDLNFGKSKLLVKRYLTAEFARQLFGESYYYQIILKEDAMINAVSKKK; via the coding sequence ATGAAATATAATGTAAAATATTTGCCCATTATTATTTTTACTACACTCGCTCTGGGTGTTGTATTGGGCGGAATGTTAAATTTTCCTAAGGTAGCTGATCTTTCAGACAGAAATAATTCCAGGAGCAAGCTCAATAAACTGATTGATTTTATTGACAATGAATACGTTGATGATGTCAACACAGATTCGATAGTAAACCTTACTGTAGACAGTATTTTAGCACAACTTGATCCGCATTCTGTATATATTCCGCCAAGCGATCAGCTTGAAGTGGTAGAAAGTATGAAAGGAAATTTTGTGGGAATAGGTGTGAATTTTTACATGTACAACGATTCAGTTGCAGTTATAAAACCTGTAGAAAATGGCCCTTCGGCAAAAGCAGGAATCAAAGCTGGAGATCGAATTTTGTATGCCGATAAAACAAAATTATTTGGAAGAAAATTGCCAACTGACAGTTTGTTTTCTAAATTAAAAGGAACTGTGGGTTCTGATATTGAGCTTACAATCTATAGAAAATCAGAGGGGAAAAGGCTAAAAGTAAAAATAAAAAGAGATGTTATTCCACTAAAAAGCATTGATGTTGCTTTGCTTTTAACGAATAAAGTAGGCTATATAAAAATAAATAGATTTGCCGAAACTACGTATAGAGAATTCATGGCGGGTTTAACCAAACTCAAACAACGAGGGGCGCAATCACTCGTAATTGATGTTCGTGATAATGGTGGCGGTTACATGGAAGAAGCAATCGCAATTGCCGATGAATTATTGATGGATAAGCAACTAATTGTTTTTACCAAAAATAAAAATGGCAAAATAGACAAGACATTTGCTACCAAGAAAGGTAGTTTTGAAAACGGAAACGTATTTGTTTTAATCAATGAAAATAGTGCTTCGGCTAGTGAAATTCTAGCGGGAGCTATTCAAGATAATGATCGTGGAACTATTGTGGGCCGTCGTTCTTTTGGAAAAGGATTGGTACAGCGAGAAATGGATTTTGCCGATGGTTCAGCTGTTCGGTTGACTATTGCCAGATATTATACCCCAACGGGTCGTTCTATTCAAAAGCCATATTCTAAGGGGAATGAAGCGTATTTTAAAGAATCAGAAGCTCGTTTTGGAAATGGTGAGTTGTATGAAAAAGACAGTATTAAAGTTTTGGATACTTTAAAATTCAAAACTAAAAAAGGTAAAATTGTTTACGGCGGTGGCGGAATCGTTCCTGATGTTTTTGTACCGCTTGAAGTGGAACATGGTAATGAAAGTACCGCTTATTTATTGCAATCCGGAATCGTGGGTAATTTTGTTTTTGAGCAATTAGATAAAAACAGAAGTGCTTTTAAAGGACTTAATTTCGAAGAATTCAAAACTAAAATGAATCAAACGGATTTGTATTTTAATTTGTTTCAAAAATTTATTTTTACCAACGGATTGGATTTGAATTTTGGAAAAAGTAAGTTGCTAGTAAAAAGATATTTGACAGCAGAATTTGCCCGACAGTTGTTTGGAGAAAGTTATTATTATCAAATTATTTTGAAAGAAGATGCTATGATTAATGCCGTTTCCAAAAAGAAATAA
- a CDS encoding HupE/UreJ family protein: MSEFWIYFQIGLKHVLDIHAYDHVLFLIALAIPFSFKDWKRIVLLVTLFTIGHTMALLLSVFGIIAIKVNVVELLIPITILITALFNLFTAGKSSKKESINLVFFITLFFGIIHGLGFSNYFKSILGGDAVSKIIPLSEFALGIEAAQIVVVFVVLILSYIVQTVFRFSKRDWTLVMSAFIIGVVIPLIIESEIWIR; encoded by the coding sequence ATGTCAGAATTTTGGATTTACTTTCAAATAGGATTAAAACACGTTTTAGATATTCATGCGTATGACCATGTTTTGTTTTTAATAGCATTAGCAATTCCTTTCTCCTTTAAGGATTGGAAGCGAATTGTACTTTTGGTGACGCTTTTTACCATTGGACACACTATGGCTTTGTTACTTTCTGTTTTTGGAATTATTGCCATAAAAGTGAATGTTGTCGAATTATTAATTCCTATAACGATATTAATAACAGCCTTGTTTAATCTTTTTACAGCCGGAAAATCAAGCAAGAAAGAAAGTATAAATTTGGTGTTTTTCATCACGCTTTTCTTTGGAATAATTCATGGATTGGGTTTTTCAAATTATTTTAAATCAATTCTTGGAGGCGATGCTGTTTCTAAAATAATACCATTGTCAGAATTTGCATTAGGAATAGAAGCGGCTCAGATTGTAGTGGTTTTTGTAGTTTTGATTTTGTCGTATATTGTACAAACCGTTTTTAGATTTTCAAAACGAGATTGGACCTTAGTAATGTCGGCGTTTATAATAGGAGTAGTAATCCCATTGATTATTGAAAGTGAAATCTGGATTAGATAA
- a CDS encoding GNAT family N-acetyltransferase, producing the protein MNIRKGKPEDMQAVLGLIQELADFEKEPDAVLVTVDDLIRDGFGSVPLFHVFVAEIDAELNDTNQAKQIVGIALYYYRYSTWKGKIIHLEDLVVKDTMRGTGLGYALYSEIIKQGKKDNVRRIDWHVLDWNTPAIEFYKKSGAKVLTDWHVVQMDEIGIDQFLENKLK; encoded by the coding sequence ATGAATATTAGAAAAGGAAAACCTGAAGACATGCAAGCTGTTTTAGGCCTTATTCAAGAATTAGCAGACTTTGAAAAGGAGCCAGATGCTGTTCTTGTAACTGTTGACGATTTAATTCGGGATGGTTTTGGCTCTGTCCCTCTATTTCATGTTTTTGTAGCTGAAATTGATGCTGAGTTAAATGATACTAATCAAGCAAAACAAATCGTTGGTATTGCCTTGTATTACTATCGTTATTCGACTTGGAAAGGAAAAATAATCCATCTGGAAGATTTAGTGGTGAAAGATACGATGAGAGGCACAGGATTAGGCTATGCTCTGTATTCTGAAATTATAAAACAAGGCAAAAAAGACAATGTCCGAAGAATTGACTGGCATGTGTTGGACTGGAACACTCCGGCTATCGAATTTTACAAAAAGTCAGGTGCAAAAGTGCTAACCGATTGGCATGTAGTACAAATGGACGAGATAGGAATCGACCAGTTTCTAGAAAATAAATTGAAATAA
- a CDS encoding deoxycytidylate deaminase has product MNEKKLNKYDKAYLRIAKEWSLLSYCKRKQVGAIIVRDRMIISDGYNGTPTGFENCCEDEEGLTRWDVLHAEANAILKVARSTQSCEGATLYITLSPCKECSKLIHQSGIKRVVYHNGYRDDSGIQFLMKAGVEVEHIPVLEE; this is encoded by the coding sequence ATGAACGAAAAGAAATTGAATAAATACGATAAAGCGTATCTTAGAATTGCTAAAGAATGGAGTCTTTTGTCCTACTGTAAACGCAAACAAGTTGGTGCGATTATTGTGCGTGATAGAATGATCATCTCTGATGGATACAATGGAACTCCAACAGGTTTTGAAAACTGTTGCGAAGATGAAGAAGGATTGACACGTTGGGATGTTTTACACGCTGAGGCAAATGCGATTCTGAAAGTGGCACGATCTACGCAATCCTGCGAAGGAGCCACTTTGTATATTACGCTTTCTCCTTGTAAAGAGTGTAGCAAATTGATTCATCAATCTGGAATAAAACGAGTGGTGTATCATAATGGATACCGTGATGATTCAGGAATTCAGTTCCTAATGAAAGCAGGAGTAGAGGTAGAACATATCCCAGTTTTAGAAGAATAA
- a CDS encoding aspartate kinase, with protein sequence MRVFKFGGASVKDAAGIKNVYDVLQKVGYEDVLLVVSAMGKTTNALEIVIKNYFDKSAELNSSVQEVKKYHNQILMDLFEEEKNEVFAAVNSQFADLEYFLAHNKSPNYNFVYDQIVSYGELISTTILSHFMNFMGIKTQWLDVRNFIKTDANYRDAEVDWELTQKNITKNVKRKILNITQGFLGSDENNFTTTLGREGSDYTAAIFAYCLNAESVTIWKDVPGVMNADPRYFENASLLNQISYREAIELAFYGATVIHPKTLQPLQKKEIPLYVKSFINPLLKGTSVSKGVDLEPYLPCFIVKRNQLLISLSSIDFSFIMEENISEIFALFHQFKIKVNLIQNSAISFSVCVEDKFDNFKALNAILSKKFKVEFDENVTLYTIRHFNDKAAQTVEENKVVLLKQVSRETMQVITKEV encoded by the coding sequence ATGAGAGTATTCAAATTTGGAGGAGCTTCTGTAAAAGATGCCGCAGGGATTAAAAACGTATATGACGTTTTACAAAAAGTAGGTTACGAAGATGTATTGCTGGTTGTTTCTGCAATGGGAAAAACTACGAATGCACTGGAAATTGTCATAAAAAACTATTTCGATAAATCAGCTGAGTTAAATTCATCTGTCCAAGAAGTAAAAAAATACCACAATCAAATTTTGATGGATTTATTCGAAGAGGAAAAAAATGAAGTTTTTGCCGCTGTGAATAGCCAGTTTGCTGATTTAGAATATTTTTTAGCCCACAACAAATCACCTAATTATAATTTTGTTTACGACCAGATTGTAAGTTATGGCGAATTAATTTCGACAACTATTCTTAGTCATTTCATGAATTTCATGGGAATAAAAACGCAATGGCTGGATGTTCGTAATTTCATAAAAACAGACGCCAATTATAGAGATGCGGAAGTAGATTGGGAATTGACACAGAAAAACATTACCAAGAACGTAAAACGAAAAATCTTAAATATTACACAAGGGTTCTTAGGTTCTGATGAGAATAATTTCACCACTACTTTAGGCCGTGAAGGTTCAGATTATACTGCTGCGATTTTTGCCTATTGCTTAAATGCCGAAAGTGTAACCATCTGGAAAGATGTTCCCGGAGTAATGAATGCCGATCCAAGATATTTTGAAAACGCAAGTTTATTAAACCAGATTTCGTATCGCGAAGCCATTGAATTAGCTTTTTACGGCGCAACAGTTATTCACCCAAAAACGCTACAACCATTACAAAAAAAGGAAATTCCTTTGTATGTAAAATCATTTATAAACCCATTATTAAAAGGAACAAGTGTTTCTAAAGGTGTCGATTTAGAACCGTATTTACCTTGTTTTATTGTCAAAAGAAACCAACTTTTAATTTCGCTTTCCTCCATAGATTTCTCTTTCATCATGGAAGAAAACATCAGCGAAATTTTTGCATTGTTTCACCAATTCAAAATAAAAGTAAACTTAATTCAGAATTCGGCCATTAGTTTCTCTGTATGTGTAGAAGATAAATTTGATAATTTCAAAGCTTTGAATGCCATTTTATCTAAAAAATTCAAAGTGGAGTTTGACGAAAATGTAACCTTATATACCATCCGACATTTCAATGACAAGGCAGCGCAAACTGTCGAAGAAAACAAAGTCGTTTTATTGAAACAAGTGAGTCGTGAAACCATGCAAGTGATCACAAAAGAAGTTTAA
- a CDS encoding sensor histidine kinase: MTINFKKTYRFAVKSALYITLFSTGLVGFLTHLFFTLSYRFCLIFAISIAAFSFLVIQYRVERFIYKKVKKIYDDVALLESSTFMNQPITTDMATLTREVKKFATDKKLEIETLKVREEYRREFLGNVSHELKTPLFMVQGYLSTLLDGAMSDKTIRKKYLERAEKGVERLIYIVQDLDMISKLEIGELNLEIAEFDIVKLVQNVFDLLEMKASKKDILLMFDMKYNKPVMVVGDQEKIQQVVMNLIVNSIKYGKVKGSTEVSIEDLTDEKVIVRITDNGEGIEKKNISRLFERFYRVDKSGARTEGGSGLGLSIVKHIIEAHDEKIYVDSTYGVGSEFSFTLEKTKTSKKTT; this comes from the coding sequence ATGACAATAAATTTTAAAAAAACATATCGTTTCGCCGTAAAGTCAGCGCTTTACATCACTCTTTTTTCTACAGGATTAGTTGGTTTTCTCACGCATTTATTTTTTACTCTTTCGTATCGTTTTTGTTTAATTTTTGCAATTTCGATTGCTGCATTTTCATTCCTAGTCATACAATATCGCGTAGAGCGCTTTATCTATAAAAAAGTAAAGAAAATATACGACGATGTTGCTTTACTAGAATCCAGTACCTTCATGAACCAGCCCATAACAACTGATATGGCAACGTTAACACGTGAAGTGAAAAAGTTTGCTACCGATAAAAAGTTAGAAATTGAAACTTTAAAAGTTAGGGAAGAATATAGACGAGAGTTTCTTGGGAATGTTTCTCATGAACTCAAAACCCCCCTTTTTATGGTTCAAGGTTATTTGTCAACCTTACTTGATGGAGCCATGAGTGATAAAACTATTCGAAAAAAATACTTAGAAAGAGCCGAAAAAGGAGTCGAAAGACTGATTTATATTGTACAGGATTTAGACATGATTTCTAAACTTGAAATAGGAGAACTGAATTTAGAAATCGCCGAATTCGACATTGTAAAGTTGGTTCAAAATGTTTTTGATTTGCTCGAAATGAAAGCGTCTAAGAAAGATATTTTGTTGATGTTTGACATGAAATATAACAAGCCGGTTATGGTGGTTGGAGATCAGGAAAAAATCCAACAAGTAGTAATGAATCTTATTGTTAATTCAATTAAATACGGAAAAGTAAAAGGTTCTACCGAAGTCAGTATTGAAGATTTGACAGATGAAAAAGTCATTGTTCGAATCACTGATAATGGAGAAGGAATAGAGAAAAAAAATATTTCAAGACTTTTTGAGCGTTTTTACAGAGTTGATAAAAGCGGAGCGAGAACTGAAGGTGGCTCAGGTTTGGGTTTGTCAATTGTAAAACATATTATTGAAGCCCATGATGAGAAAATTTATGTGGATAGCACGTATGGCGTGGGTTCCGAATTTTCTTTTACGCTTGAAAAAACAAAAACAAGTAAGAAGACCACATAA
- a CDS encoding glycosyltransferase, which yields MDKKNAPKTILIAPLNWGLGHATRCIPIIRALQENNYIPIIASDGIALELLRKEFPNIQTLELPSYQIEYAKNGANFKWKLIQNGPKMIKAILEEKKIIQNWIEKYGIDGIISDNRLGVFSKKIPSVFITHQLNVMTGNTTWITSKIHQYIIKKYTECWVPDLAGTPNLTGKLGHIDNPNLKTKYIGPLSRLQKKLLPKKYDLLVILSGPEPQRGMLEKHLKKEIVRYNGNVIFIEGNIEKEQKTTTVGTVLYYNFMNSTELELAFNESEMVLCRSGYTTIMDLAQLRKKAFFIPTPGQYEQEYLAKKLKKEGLVPYATQDDFKMENILEVEEYKGLPRLDSKIEWPNLFQVFEK from the coding sequence ATGGACAAAAAAAACGCTCCTAAAACTATTTTGATTGCTCCTTTAAACTGGGGTCTAGGTCATGCCACCCGTTGTATTCCAATCATTAGAGCTTTACAAGAGAACAACTATATCCCGATTATTGCTTCTGATGGTATTGCTCTTGAATTATTGCGAAAAGAGTTTCCCAATATTCAAACACTAGAACTCCCATCCTACCAAATTGAATATGCTAAGAATGGTGCCAATTTTAAATGGAAATTAATACAGAATGGTCCAAAAATGATTAAAGCTATTCTGGAAGAAAAAAAAATAATTCAGAACTGGATTGAAAAATATGGTATCGATGGTATTATTTCAGATAATAGACTAGGTGTTTTTAGCAAGAAAATACCATCTGTGTTTATAACCCATCAACTAAATGTGATGACAGGAAATACCACTTGGATAACGAGTAAAATACATCAATATATTATAAAAAAATATACAGAATGTTGGGTTCCTGATCTTGCTGGAACTCCAAATCTAACAGGTAAACTCGGTCATATTGACAATCCAAATCTCAAGACAAAATACATTGGTCCTTTGAGCAGGCTCCAAAAGAAATTATTGCCAAAAAAATATGATTTACTGGTAATTCTATCTGGCCCAGAACCGCAACGAGGCATGTTAGAAAAGCATTTAAAAAAAGAAATCGTTAGGTATAATGGCAATGTGATTTTTATTGAAGGAAATATTGAAAAGGAGCAAAAAACAACAACAGTTGGTACTGTCCTCTATTACAACTTCATGAATTCAACGGAACTGGAACTAGCTTTTAATGAAAGTGAAATGGTCCTTTGTCGTTCGGGTTACACTACAATAATGGATTTAGCACAGCTGAGAAAAAAAGCTTTTTTTATTCCAACTCCGGGACAATATGAACAAGAATATTTAGCCAAAAAATTAAAGAAAGAAGGTTTGGTTCCTTATGCAACGCAAGATGATTTCAAGATGGAAAATATTTTAGAAGTTGAGGAATATAAAGGATTGCCTCGATTAGATTCTAAAATTGAATGGCCAAATTTATTTCAAGTTTTTGAAAAGTAA
- the fbp gene encoding class 1 fructose-bisphosphatase — MEERNKTLGEFIIENQNAFQYSSGELSRIINSIRLAAKVVNYKVNKAGLVDIVGAAGEQNIQGEDQQKLDVYANEVFIQTLINREIVCGIASEENDDFITVEGSDNSHNNKYVVLMDPLDGSSNIDVNVSVGTIFSVYRRVTPIGTPVTIEDFLQPGINQVAAGYVIYGTSTMLVYTTGHGVNGFTLNPAIGTFYLSHPKMQFPTDGHIYSINEGNYVHFPQGVKDYIKYCQLEEGDRPYTSRYIGSLVSDIHRNMIKGGIYLYPTSSKAPKGKLRLLYECNPLAFIAEQAGGKASDGFNRIMEIVPTELHERVPFFCGSYNMVEKAEEFMHKAKLSKY; from the coding sequence ATGGAAGAACGCAACAAAACACTAGGAGAATTTATCATTGAAAATCAAAATGCCTTTCAATATTCGTCAGGCGAATTATCTCGAATCATCAACTCCATCCGATTGGCCGCCAAAGTAGTCAATTATAAAGTTAACAAAGCTGGATTAGTTGATATTGTTGGGGCTGCAGGAGAACAAAACATACAAGGTGAAGACCAGCAAAAACTAGACGTTTATGCGAATGAGGTTTTTATTCAAACGTTAATCAATCGTGAAATTGTATGTGGAATCGCCTCTGAAGAAAATGATGATTTTATCACTGTAGAAGGAAGTGACAATAGTCATAATAATAAATATGTGGTCTTGATGGATCCGCTTGATGGTTCCTCAAATATTGATGTGAATGTTTCTGTTGGAACTATATTTTCAGTGTATAGAAGAGTTACTCCTATAGGAACTCCAGTTACTATTGAAGATTTTTTACAGCCAGGAATTAATCAGGTTGCCGCGGGATATGTGATTTACGGAACCTCGACAATGCTAGTTTATACCACGGGACATGGAGTTAACGGATTTACATTGAATCCAGCTATTGGAACATTTTATTTATCGCATCCAAAAATGCAATTCCCAACTGATGGTCATATTTATTCTATTAATGAAGGGAATTATGTTCATTTTCCGCAAGGAGTAAAAGATTATATAAAATATTGCCAGTTAGAAGAAGGAGACAGACCGTATACTTCAAGATATATAGGAAGCTTGGTTTCGGATATTCATAGAAATATGATTAAAGGCGGGATTTATTTATATCCTACGAGTTCCAAAGCACCAAAAGGAAAATTACGATTATTATATGAATGCAATCCGTTAGCTTTTATTGCTGAGCAAGCTGGAGGTAAAGCTTCAGATGGATTTAATAGAATCATGGAGATTGTACCGACAGAATTACATGAAAGGGTGCCGTTCTTTTGCGGAAGCTATAACATGGTTGAAAAAGCGGAAGAATTTATGCATAAAGCAAAATTAAGTAAATACTAG
- a CDS encoding tellurite resistance TerB family protein: MSFSDLFDSEFKQRNKGHFSAIVRVALADDKFAPEEKLFLDKLAVRLEISPAEYEEILENPLKYPINAPYLHEQRLERLFDLARMVHVDHQLGDTQELLLRKIGVALGFNTENVDYIIHKALKLVDRKVDLDTFVFEMQNMNK; encoded by the coding sequence ATGTCATTTTCAGATTTATTTGATAGCGAATTCAAACAAAGAAATAAAGGTCATTTTTCAGCTATTGTTCGTGTAGCACTTGCTGACGATAAGTTTGCTCCAGAGGAGAAACTATTTTTAGACAAACTGGCTGTTCGATTAGAGATTTCTCCAGCAGAATATGAAGAAATTTTAGAAAACCCATTAAAATATCCTATTAATGCTCCTTATTTACATGAACAAAGATTAGAGCGTTTATTTGATTTAGCAAGAATGGTTCATGTTGATCATCAGTTAGGTGACACACAAGAATTATTACTACGAAAAATTGGAGTAGCACTAGGCTTTAACACTGAAAATGTAGATTACATTATACATAAAGCACTAAAATTAGTAGATAGAAAAGTAGATTTAGATACTTTCGTTTTCGAAATGCAAAACATGAATAAGTAA